Part of the Cohnella candidum genome, AATAAAAACCCGCGGAACGGCGGTTCCGCGGGCCTGAAGCAAAATCGCAGCGCCTGGAATTTACCCGACGTGCTCCATCGAATCGTTCGTCTCGTACCAATAATCCAACACCTTGCCGGACATGACGCGGCTGCGGACGTATTCCGCCTGGCGTTCCGTAAACGAATCGGTCCACGGAATTTCCAGCTCTTCGCACATCTTCACGACCGTGAGCAGTTCCGACCATGCGACGTAGCGTTTGTACCAGAAAAATTGCGGGTGCTCGATCATATAAGGATACAGATCGTCGAACTCGGTATGTTTGCAGTCGAGCGCGCGCTCGAAATGGACTTTGGCGTCTTCCAACTTATGCATGAAATAATCGACGGACGGCTGAATGTTTCCCATTGCTGCTCGCCTCCCTTTCTGCAGGTCCCCTCTATTATACGTGATCGTGAGCGGCACGAAAAGGGATGTTTCGCCCGGATGGGGCGATTTTATTCGGCGAACGTGATCTCGTTGTTGTCCAGGGACTTGATTTTCACGAGCGACTCGAGCCGGTAGCCGAGCTCCCGCAGCGTTCTCCCGCCTGCCTGGAACGACTTCTCCAGCACGATTCCGATGCCGGCGAGGCGCGCCCCGGATTGCTCGACGATGCGGATCAGCCCGCGGGCCGCATCCCCATTGGCGATAATATCATCGATGAATAAGACCGTATCTTCCGGTTGCAACAGATGCCGCGAAACGATGAGATCCGTCACGATCCCCTTCGTAAAGGAAGGCACTCTTTCCATATATGCGTCCGGTTCGCCGAGAAGCGTCTTCTTGCGT contains:
- a CDS encoding xanthine phosphoribosyltransferase; amino-acid sequence: MDILKERLLKEASVLNSDVLKVDSLLNHGVDPQLTMEMGREFARRFAGVAITKVITVESSGIPVAFATALELGVPLVFARRKKTLLGEPDAYMERVPSFTKGIVTDLIVSRHLLQPEDTVLFIDDIIANGDAARGLIRIVEQSGARLAGIGIVLEKSFQAGGRTLRELGYRLESLVKIKSLDNNEITFAE